TCGGTCGATCCACGTGGAACCGGGCTGCTCTTTATCATTCACATGATCTTTCCCATCGCCCTGATCGCCCGGGCCGAGACGCCGATCTTCGGAGGGACCAAACACTGGATGCCGGCGATGCCCTTTCTGGCGATCATCGCCGGTGTGGCGGTGGCGTTTCTGACGACGCAGCTGACCACCATGCTCAGCGCGCGCAACGTCTCCGGGCAGGGTTCCTCCAGCCTCAGTGCTCCGTCACGGGGAGCGACAAGCCCCTTTATTTACGCGGCGTTCGGCCTTCTACTCGGCGGAGCAACGCTCGCTCCCGCGGCGCTGGCCACCCACACCAACCACCCCTTTGGCACCTCCTACTACAATGAGCTCATCGGCGGGCACCGCGGGGCGGCCGACGCGAAGATGTTCCGCCAGTTCTGGGGCTACGCCTCGCGCCAGGGGCTACCCTGGCTCAATGACCATGCCGAGGAGGGCGGCCGGGTCTGGATTCATAACGTCGTGAACACAGCCTGGCGCATGTACCAGGCAGAAGATCTGGCCCGCGACGATCTCCGAGCGTTCCGCATGCAAGGCAGCGACTATGCGCTCTACCACCAGCAAAAAGCGTTCGTGTATCTGCTCCTCCCCCTCTGGGAGGAGTACGGCACACTGGCCCCGCGTCATGTGGTGGAGCTTGAGGGCGTGCCGCTGATCAGCGTGTATGAGCGTGTCCATCCCGACACCCTGAAGTTTCCCGAGGTGCGTCGCTAGTCAGCCTGTGCCGCTTCGACGTATCGTCATGATCTGCCTGCCGGATTCAGCCTTAAACCTACTGTTTTATGGAGTTTGAATGAGCGCCCTTGCCGACATCCTCGAGCTTGCCCGGGCCCCGACCCTCGACACCGACGCGCTGGCTGCCGCCCTCGACGCAGCCGACGCCACCACACGTCTAGCCTTTGTGCGCGCGCTCACCCCGAAGATGCAGCGCCGCCTCTTTGACGCGGCCACCCGTCCGGTCACGACCTTTGATATCGTCCCCGAAGACACCGCCCCACTTCAGGAAGTGATCTGCGAGGGGCGCAACACCCTGCCGGCCTTTCGCCTCTTTCAAAAACGCTTCTGCACGCCATCGCCCGAACACCGGCCGGACAAGCGCCGGATGCTCTGGGGCTACAACCACCAGACCCTCTCGGGGATTACCGGCCCGGGCTACTTCGTTGCCTACGATGATAGCGACTCCGGCGAACTGGTGATCGATTATCGCGAGCTTCCGCCGGAGCACCCGGCCCAGTGGCCGCAGATCCTGGACAACCGCGCTCGCCTGGGGCGATTTGTGTATGCCGGCATGGTCGACCGGCTGCGCGGCCTCTCCGACCATGTGACGATCGGGCGCGCCTACAAGGCCAAACCCATGAACGCCTGGTTTGCCCTGGTGCGCATCGACCCCTGAGACTTCTGAGCTTCCCCCACCCCGGCGCTCTTCCCTATGGCAGCATCCGACGAGCCCTACGATATCCAGGCGCGCCTCTCCACCATCCCGCATAAGCCGGGGTGTTACCTGATGCGCGACCGCCGCGGTCGCATCATCTACATCGGCAAGGCCAAAGACCTCAAAAACCGCGTCCGCAACTACTTTCAGTTGCACGGCGATCCGCGCCCCTTTGTGCGTCGGCTGCCGCAGATCCTGGGGGATATCGAGACGATCATCACCGCCTCCGAGAAAGAGGCGCTGATCCTCGAAAACACCCTGATCAAGGCACATAAGCCGCGCTACAACGTGCAGCTCAAAGACGACAAATCCTTTCTGTCGCTGCGCGTTGATAAGCATCAGAAGTGGCCTCGCGTCGAGGTGATCCGCAGCAAAGGAAGCTCCAAAACAAAGCCCGGACAGCGCACCTTCGGGCCCTATTCCTCGGCCTACGCGATCCGCCAGACGCTCCAGGTGCTCAACAAGCATTTTATGCTGCGCACCTGCCCCGATCACGTGCTCAACAACCGCTCGCGCCCCTGTTTGCAGTATCAGATCAAACGCTGCCCGGGCCCCTGCGTGCTGCCGGTGGATAAGGAGCGCTACCAGCAGGACGTCAACCAGGCGGTGATGTTTCTGGAGGGGCGCGGTGATGAGCTCGTCGAGCGACTGCGCGAGAAGATGGAGCACGCCAGCGAAGAGCTTGAGTTTGAGCTGGCCGCGCGCTACCGCGACCAGATTCAGGCCCTCGAAAAAGTACTGGAGCGCCAGGTGGCCGTGGGCCATCGCGAGGTCGACCAGGACGCCTTTGGCTTCTACCGCGAAGGCGACCGGCTGACCTTTCAGGTGCTCTTTATCCGCCGCGGGCGCCTGGAAGGGGCGCAGTCCTTCTCGTACACCGATCAGGAGTTCCCCGATGAGGAGCTCTTCTCGAGCTTCTTGAACCTCTATTATAACGCCGGCAACCACGTGCCCAACGAGGTGCTTTTGCCACTGACGCTGGAGGAAGAGGAGGTTGAGGCCTTTGAGGAGCTCTTCAGCGAGCTGGCCGGCCACCGTGTCTACGTGTTGAGCCCGCAGCGCGGTGCCAAGCGGGCGCTGATCGCCACCGCCCAGACCAACGCTCGCCATAGCTTTGAGGAAGAGCACGCCCGAGAGGAGCGCGCCCGCGACCTCCTCGAAAAATTGCAGGGACGGCTGAAGCTGAAAAACCTCCCGCGACGCATCGAATGCTACGACATCAGCAACCTGCAGGGTGCCCAGGTGGTCGGCTCGCTGGTGGCCTTTATCGACGGGGAGCCCGCCAAATCCGAATACCGCCACTACAAAATGCGCCTGGTGCACGGGCAGGACGACTTTGCATCGATGCACGAGATGCTCACGCGCCGCTTAGGTAAGGTCGCCAGGGGCGACGACGATCCGCCCGACCTGATTGTGGTCGACGGCGGCAAAGGCCAACTCGGCCAGGCCATGGCCGTCATTGAAGATCTGGGGCTGCACCACATCGATGTGGTCTCCCTGGCCAAGAGCCGCGTCGATGAGGTGGGCTTTGACGATCCGGAGGTCACCCGCAGCCCGGAGCGCGTCTTTTTGCCCGGGCGTAAAAACCCGGTGGTCCTGCGCCAGAACTCCGCCGAGCTCTACCTCTTGCAGCGGGTGCGCGACGAGGCCCACGACTTCGCCATTGGCTTTCATAAACAACTTCGGCGTAAGGCCAGCCTGCGCTCCAGTCTGGATGATATCCCGGGCATCGGGCCCAAGACCAAGCGCGCGCTGCTTCGCCATTTTGGAAGTCTGGTCAAGATCAAGGCCGCGACCCTGGAGGATCTTCAGGGCGTGGAAGGCGTGGGCCCCTCGACCGCCGAGGCCATCCGTGGCTTTTTTCATCCGCCCGGCGCAGATCCACCGGCCGGCTAAAGCGCGCAGAATCACCGCAAGCCCCCGGCCCCCTGCCCCCCGCTCTTGGAAGGGGTGACCCGGGCCCTACCTTTCAAGGGCATGGCGTTCGGGGGGAGACCCGACGACACTGGCCGCCTCCCCCCGAACGTGCGTCCGCTCCCACCTTATGCTACACAGCCCATTCAATGCTGCTCGCCACGGATGCGTCATTGCCCGGCGCGCCTTTTTTTCCAACGCTTCGCTCGCTCCGATGTTGCGGAGCTCGTCATGGAGATTGCTATGTTTTTGAAAAAGACTGCGCTGACGTCCATCCTGGCGCTGCTGCTGGCGGCCTGCTCCTCCAGCGCGTCTGTGCCGGATGAGGCCCCCACCAGCGACGCGCCGCAGTACCGCTCGGCCAGCCTCGACGGCGAGGAAGGCGCTTCCCCCGCCTCCGAGCCCCAGGCCGAGAGCGCGGGCACAATCGCGGCGGTCGGTCCGGTGGCCAGCGTCAACGGGGAAGAGATCAGCGCCGAGGAGTTCAACACCCAGATCGCCATGCTCCAGTCCCAGGCCCAACTCCCCCCGGAGTTGCTCCAGCAGATGTCATCGCAGATCATCGAGAACCTCATTGACCAACGTCTGGTCAATCAGGCCATCGAAGAATCCGGTGTGGAGCCCAGCGCCGAAGAGATCGACGCCCGCCTCCAGGAGTACCGCGAGGAGTTTGAGACCAGCGCCCTGGAGATGTACGGCGAAGAGATCAACTTCGATGATTACATCGCCCAGGCCGGTATCAGCCCCGAAGAGATCCGCGAGTCGGTCTACCAGGCTGTCGCCATCGAGAAGATCCTCAAAGCCGATGGCCTTCAGCTCCCGGGCGAAGACGAAGCACAGACCTTCTACAACGAGAACCCCGAGGCGTTCACGCGCGGCGAAGAGGTACGCGCGCGCCACATCCTGGTACGCGTCGACTCGGAAGCCCCCGAAGACTGGGAGGCCGCTCGCCAGGAGGCCCAGGAGCTGCACGCCCGCGTCACCGGTGGTGACGACTTCGCCGAAGTTGCCCGCGAAAGCTCCGACGATGGCTCGGCGCAGGCCGGCGGTGACCTGGGCTCCTTCGGCCGCGGCCGCATGGTCCCTGAGTTCGAAGAGGCCGCATTCTCGCTGCAGGTCGATGAGATCTCCGAGCCGGTTCGCTCCGACTTCGGCTGGCACATCATTCAGGTCACCGAGCGCAACGACGAAGAGGTCATGAGCTTTGACTCGGTCAAAGAGCAGCTGACCCGCGAGCTTCGCAACCAGGCTCTGCAGGAGTCGCTGGGCACCTACGTCGCCCAGCTTCGTGAAGAAGCCGAGATCGAAACCTACCCCGAAAATATTCAATAATATCAAACACTTAAGCAAATAAACACACACACTTCCTGTGTAAAAAACGCGGCGCCCTTCTCACGGAGGGGCGCCCTTTTTTATTCAGGCCCCTTCGGCGCGCGCCGCGTACATCACCACGACACAAACCTGAGCTACGACGCCATCGCCTGACCGAACGTTGCCCGCCGCTCCGCCTCCTTGTATCGAAAGATCGAGACGCAGGATGTTTACGGTCTGCATCCATCACGCGCGATAAACGCCATCCCCTTCGACGCGCCCATCGGCACGCCAAAGCCGCTCGCTAACCTGCCGGCGGGAGCCGCAGATGGCCGGGGAATTCCCCCACCGTACAGCTTAAAAGCATGAGCACGGCTTGACACCCGGGTGGCCAGGACTTACCCCTTCGGCGTCTATTTTTGGCCCGCCCCCTTCCCCACTTGCTGCTGTATCAGGAGCGAATTTATGACGAAGCCTGTCCGCGTTGCTGTCACCGGTGCTGCCGGTTCGATCGACTACTCCCTGCTCTTCCGCATCGCCTCGGGCGACCTGCTGGGTAAGGACACCCCGGTGATCCTTCAGCTCATCGAGATCACCCCGGCGATGCAGGCTCTGGAAGGGGTCGCCATGGAGATCAACGACTGCGCCTTCCCGCTTTTGCAGGACATGATTCTCACCGACGATCTCAACAAAGGCTTCGACGGTGCCAACCTGGCGCTGCTCGTGGGCGGGATGCCACGTAAGGCGGGCATGGAGCGCGCCGACCTGATCCGCGCCAACGGCCCGATCTTCACCGGCCAGGGCAAAGCCATCAACGACAACGCCGCCGATGATGTGCGCGTGGCCGTGGTTGCCAACCCCTGCAACACCAACGCGCTGATCGCCATGCACAGCGCTCCCGACGTGCCCAACGAGCGCTTCACCGCCATGACGCGTCTCGATGAGAACCGCGCCAAGAGCCAGCTTGCGGCCAAGGCCGGCGTGGCCGTGGCCGACGTCAAGAAGATGGGCATCTGGGGGAACCACTCCAATACGATGTACCCGGACTTCTTCAACGCCACCATCGGTGGCAAGCCGGCCACCGAGGTCATCAGCGACCACGCGTGGCTCAAGGGCGACTTCATCTCGACGGTGCAGCAGCGTGGCGCGGCGATCATCAAGGCGCGCGGCTCCTCCTCGGCGGCCAGCGCTGCCAACGCGCTCATCGATCACGTGCGCGACTGGTTCACCGTGACCCCCGAAGACGACTTCCACGCGATGGCCGTGCCCTCCGACGGTTCCTACGGCGTGCAGGAAGGCCTGATCTACTCCTTCCCGGTTCGCTGCGACGGCAAGGGCGGCTACGAGATCGTGCAGGGCATCGAGCTCAACGACTTCTCCAAAGAGAAGCTCAAGGTCACCGAAGCGCAGCTCCTTGAGGAGCGCGAAGTGGTCGCCGACCTGCTCACCTGAGTTCGCGACATGCCGATGCGAGTTCGCCACCACGCTTAAGGCGACTCCCATCTTAAAACGCCCCCGGCACCTTGAGGTGCCGGGGGCGTTTTTTTATCAGACCTGCCCGATGGCGGGGGCATTCAAGCTGGACGCGGCTGGGTTCGAGCTTAAATTTTCTGAAGTTTCTCTCGACCGACCACCACATCCCGGGGGGATGATCTCAAGCGCCGGAGTGCGCGTGCGTGCGCCCCCTTCCGCATCATCGGAGACTGCCATGCACACCTCCCAGGCCGCCGCCCACGCCGCATCCACCCAAGATCGCGCTCGCAGCGCGGGCTGGGAGCTGCGCTTTGCGGCGATCACAGACATTGGCATGCGCCGCACGGTCAACCAGGACGTCTATCTGCTTCACCCCTCCCGCCGGCTCTACGCGGTGGCCGATGGGATGGGCGGTCACGAGGGCGGTGAACTTGCCGCCACACTCGCCATTGAGACACTCGCCGCCTACTTCGATGAGGTGGGCGATATGATCGAGAGCACTCCCCAGGACCGTCGATCGCTGCAACATAACCTTGTGGCGGGCATCAAGCTCGCCAACGCCGCCGTCTACCAGGAGGCCGCCGAGCGCGGCACCCACCGCGGCATGGGCACCACGCTGGTCGCTCTCACCTTCGACGAGACCCGCGCCTACTGGGCGCATGTCGGCGACAGCCGCCTCTACCGCCTGCGCAACGGCCAGCTGGAACGCCTCACCCGCGATCACTCTCTGCTCGAAGAGACCCTGGAGCGCCATAACATCACCTCCTCGGATGCCTCCGAGTTCATCGCTAACTTCCCCTACAAACACGTGCTCACCCGCGCCGTCGGAAGTCAGTACTGCGTCGATGTCAGCGTTGCCTTCTCCCAACTTGTGCCGGGAGACATCTTTCTGGCCACGACCGACGGGGTGCACAACGCCTTGAGCGATGAGGAGTTGGCCTCGGTATTGCGTGACCATGCCGATGACTTAAGCGCTGCCTGCCAGGCCATCGCTCAGCTCACACTGAGCCGCGGTGCCCCCGATAACCTCACCGCCCTTCTCGTCGAGACCCACACCCCGGGGCGTTGACCCGCCTGCGCTTTGCTCCTACCATCCCCGACCTTGACCGGCGGCGCTTCGCGCCGCCCCCTCGGCCGATGATGGAGCGCGCATGCAACACTTTCTGACCACCGCCGACTGGAGCCGCCCCCGACTGCAGTCGATCCTCGACGACGCCCGTAATCTCAAGGCGGAGCCCTACCAGGCCCGACTCCGCAACAAGACGATCGCTCTGATCTTCTTTAACCCTTCGTTGCGCACCCGCTCCTCCTTCGACATCGGAGCCCACCAGATGGGCGCCCACGCCGTCGTGCTTGAGCCCGGCAAGGGTTCCTGGCCGATGGAGTTCGAGCTCGGCTCGGTCATGGACCAGACCGCCGAGGAGCACGTCCGCGAAGCTGCCCGCGTCCTCTCCCGCTACTGCGATCTGATCGCGGTGCGCGCATTCCCGCAATTTGAAGACTGGCAGGTCGACCGCCAGGATCGCGTTATTCACGCATTTGCAAAGCACGCCACCGTGCCCGTCATCAACATGGAGACCATCACCCACCCCTGCCAGGAACTCGCCCTGATGCTCACCCTGCAGGAGCGCCTGGGTATGGTCGACGGCATGAAGTTCGTGCTCACCTGGACCTACCACCCCAAACCGCTCAACACCGCGGTGGCTAACTCCGCGCTGCTCATCGCCTCGAAGTTCGGCATGGACGTCACCCTGCTCTGCCCCAACGAGGACTACATCCTCGATGAGCGCTACATGGGGCTTGCGCGCCAGTATACTTCCGAGCAGGGCCGCAGCCTCACGGTGACCCATAACATCGAAGAGGCCTACTCCGGCGCCAACGTCGTCTACGCCAAATCCTGGGGGGCGCTCCCCTACTTTGGCCGCTGGGACGAAGAAAAACCTGTGCGCGATGCTCACAAGCACTTCATCGTTGATGCCGAGAAGATGGCGCTGACTGATAACGGACTCTTCAGCCACTGCCTGCCCTGTCGCCGCAACGTCAAAGTTACCGACGAGGTCATCGACAGCCCCAACTCGCTGGTCATTGATGAGGCCGAAAACCGCCTGCACGTTCAAAAAGCTCTGATGAGTACCCTCATCAACGGCTGAGATCACACCACATCCCCGCAACACCGCGCCCTCGTCTGCGCGCGCGCCTCACCCCCAACGGAGCCCAAGATGTCCAGTAACACCGTCGTACTCGCCTTCTCCGGAGGCCTCGATACCAGCTTCTGCGTCCCCTACCTCAAAGAGAAAGGCCTGGACGTGGTCACCCTCTTCGTCGACACCGGCGGAGTCGATGACGAGGAGCGCGCCTACATTGAAGCCCGCGCCATCGAGCTCGGTGCGGTCGCCCACCACACCGTCGACGGCGGCGATGACATCTGGGAAGAGGTCGTCGTGCCCCTTGTTCAGGGCGGCGAGATCTACCAGCAGCAGTACCCCCTGCTCTGCTCGGACCGCTATATTATCGTGCGCAAATCCCTGCAGCTCTGCCGGGAGCTGGGCACCAAAAAATTCGCTCACGGCTGCACCGGCATGGGCAACGACCAGGTGCGTTTCGACCTGACCGTCAAGACCCTGGGCGACTTCGAGATCCTTGCCCCGATTCGCGACATCCAGCAGGATCACGGCAACGTGCGCGAGTACGAAAAAGCCTTCCTCGAGGAGCGCGGCTTCTCGACGCGCGCCAAGGCCTCGCGCTACACCATCAACGAGAACCTCCTCGGCGTGACCACCTCCGGCTCCGAGGTCGACGAGTGGGAAGCCCCCGGCGATGAGACCTACCAGCTCACCGCGCACCCCTCCCAGTGGCCACGCGAGGCGCTGCGCGCCTCGATCACCTTTGAAGAAGGCGTCGCCGTGGCTCTCGACGGCGAAGCCATCGCCGGCCCCGAGCTCATCTCGGTGCTCAACAAGCGCTTTGGCGCCTACGGCGTCGGCCGCGGCTACTACACCGGCGACACCACCGTCGGTCTCAAAGGCCGCATCGTCTTCGAAGCTCCCGGCCTGACCTGCCTTCTGGCCGCCCACCGCGCGCTCGAAGAGGCTGTCTCCACCGGCTACCAGAACCAGTTCAAGCCGGTCGTCGCCCAGAAATGGGTGGAGCTCGTCTACAAGGGCTTCTTCTACGAGCCGCTGAAGTTCGACCTTGAGGCCTACATCGAGAGTTCCCAGATCTTCGTCAACGGCACCGTCACCCTGGAGACCTGGGGCGGAAAAGTCAGCGCGGTAAAGATCGACTCCCCGCACATCCTGCGACGCGCCGGTGCCGTTTACGCCCAGTCCGCCGACTGGAACGTGACCGAGGCCGAAGGCTTCATCAAACTCCTCGGCCAGAGCTCGACCTTGCACGCGCTGGTCAACAGCGACGAGGACTGAGCCATGGCCGACGACCTCCTCAAAGCGACCCTGGAGCATCTTCGCGCGCTGGTTGGCTTTAAGACCCCCAACCCGCCGCGGGAGATGCGCGCCGGTGAGGGCATCTTCGCCTACATCCGCAGCGAGCTCTCAAAAGCTCCGGGAGACTTCATCATCGAGGAGGTCGACCTGGGCGAGGGCTGCGTCTGGCTTTATGCCAGACGCGGCCAGCCCGACCTGCTTTTTAATGTGCACCTGGACACCGTCCCGGCCGCCCCCGACTACAGCGCCGATCCCTGGACGCTTCGCATCGAAGAGGGACGCGCGATCGGCCTGGGAGCCTGTGACATCAAAGGCGCGGCTGCTGCATTGATCGCGGCAGCCCAGAGCAGCGAAGGCCCCTGCGCGCTGCTCTTCTCCAGCGACGAAGAGGCCGGTCAATCCCGCTGCGTACGTGAGTTCTGCGCGCGAGCGCAACACGCCTACGATGCGGTCCTTGTGGCCGAACCCACCGGCGTGCGCGCGGTGCTCGCGCACCGCGGCATCCGCACCTTCAGCGGCACCTTTCACGGCCGCGCCGGCCACTCGTCGGGCCCCCGCGCACTCGAAGAGAGCGCCCTTCATAACGCCGCGCGCTGGATCGCCGGGGCGGTCGAACACGCGCGTCAGGCACGCGACGGCGACACCCGAGAGACAGCCAACTCGGAGGTGGGCGGCTGGGAGATCACCCGGCACCTGCGCGGCCATTGCTTCAACGTTGGGGTAGTTGAAGGCGGCAAAAAACCCAACATCGTCGCCCCCTCAGCCTTTCTTCGCTGGGGCATTCGCCCTCGCCCCGGTGACGATCCCGGCGCGGTCGCACAGGACTTCATGGCGTTGGCCGAGGCCGACGCTGTCACCTGGCAGGACGGCTTTGTAGGGCCCTCGCTGCCGGCCGACTTCGGCCCTGAGGGGCACGATCTGCTTCAACGCGCCTCCGAGATCTGCGCGCGCTACGCATTGCCTGCGGGCCCCGCCGTCGACTTCTGGACCGAGGCCGCCCTCTTCTCCCAGGCCGGCCTGCCCGCCATTGTCTTCGGGCCCGGCGATATCGCTCAGGCCCATACGGCCGACGAATTCGTCGCTCTCGAAGACCTGGAGCGCATCGCCGAACACTACCGGCGACTCATGAGCCCGGCCATCGCCTGACCCACCGCTCAGGTCACATCGCCCGACGCTCTCATGGGCGTGGCGGCCCCGGTTCGCCACGACCTTCGCAGCAGAGAAGTTGCCTCCGCCCCCCTGGAGCGCTAACGTGGCCTCGTTCCAGTGGATTGTCCCCTCTCCGCGAGCCCGACTGTGACTCTGTTGCCATCTGCCGCTTCGATTCTACGCCCGTCGATCCTCGCCATCGCCGCAGCGCTCACCACCAGCTGCTCGCTGACGCTGGAGTTGAACCAATGTGTCAGTGACGAGGAGTGCGGCGTCACCGGTCAGTGCCTCGACGGGCTGTGTAAAGAAAATGAGCGCGTTGAGATCACCAGTCACATCGTCGAAGACACCGTCTGGACCGCCGACAACACCTACCTGCTCAAAGACCTGGTGATGGTCGTCGCCCCGGCCACCCTCACCATTGAGCCGGGAACACGCATTCTGGCCGAACGCAGGGCCGGGCTGGTCTCACTAAAAGGTGCCAGACTCGTCGCCGAGGGTCGACGCGACGCCCCCATCGTCTTCACCAGCGCCAGACCTGTGGGCCAGCGCCTGGCAGGCGACTGGGCAGGGCTCGCCATGGTGGGCCGCGCCCCCACCAACCGCGTTGACTTCAACCTGCGC
This DNA window, taken from Lujinxingia sediminis, encodes the following:
- a CDS encoding N-acetylornithine carbamoyltransferase; amino-acid sequence: MQHFLTTADWSRPRLQSILDDARNLKAEPYQARLRNKTIALIFFNPSLRTRSSFDIGAHQMGAHAVVLEPGKGSWPMEFELGSVMDQTAEEHVREAARVLSRYCDLIAVRAFPQFEDWQVDRQDRVIHAFAKHATVPVINMETITHPCQELALMLTLQERLGMVDGMKFVLTWTYHPKPLNTAVANSALLIASKFGMDVTLLCPNEDYILDERYMGLARQYTSEQGRSLTVTHNIEEAYSGANVVYAKSWGALPYFGRWDEEKPVRDAHKHFIVDAEKMALTDNGLFSHCLPCRRNVKVTDEVIDSPNSLVIDEAENRLHVQKALMSTLING
- the uvrC gene encoding excinuclease ABC subunit UvrC, translated to MAASDEPYDIQARLSTIPHKPGCYLMRDRRGRIIYIGKAKDLKNRVRNYFQLHGDPRPFVRRLPQILGDIETIITASEKEALILENTLIKAHKPRYNVQLKDDKSFLSLRVDKHQKWPRVEVIRSKGSSKTKPGQRTFGPYSSAYAIRQTLQVLNKHFMLRTCPDHVLNNRSRPCLQYQIKRCPGPCVLPVDKERYQQDVNQAVMFLEGRGDELVERLREKMEHASEELEFELAARYRDQIQALEKVLERQVAVGHREVDQDAFGFYREGDRLTFQVLFIRRGRLEGAQSFSYTDQEFPDEELFSSFLNLYYNAGNHVPNEVLLPLTLEEEEVEAFEELFSELAGHRVYVLSPQRGAKRALIATAQTNARHSFEEEHAREERARDLLEKLQGRLKLKNLPRRIECYDISNLQGAQVVGSLVAFIDGEPAKSEYRHYKMRLVHGQDDFASMHEMLTRRLGKVARGDDDPPDLIVVDGGKGQLGQAMAVIEDLGLHHIDVVSLAKSRVDEVGFDDPEVTRSPERVFLPGRKNPVVLRQNSAELYLLQRVRDEAHDFAIGFHKQLRRKASLRSSLDDIPGIGPKTKRALLRHFGSLVKIKAATLEDLQGVEGVGPSTAEAIRGFFHPPGADPPAG
- a CDS encoding PP2C family protein-serine/threonine phosphatase; its protein translation is MHTSQAAAHAASTQDRARSAGWELRFAAITDIGMRRTVNQDVYLLHPSRRLYAVADGMGGHEGGELAATLAIETLAAYFDEVGDMIESTPQDRRSLQHNLVAGIKLANAAVYQEAAERGTHRGMGTTLVALTFDETRAYWAHVGDSRLYRLRNGQLERLTRDHSLLEETLERHNITSSDASEFIANFPYKHVLTRAVGSQYCVDVSVAFSQLVPGDIFLATTDGVHNALSDEELASVLRDHADDLSAACQAIAQLTLSRGAPDNLTALLVETHTPGR
- a CDS encoding malate dehydrogenase translates to MTKPVRVAVTGAAGSIDYSLLFRIASGDLLGKDTPVILQLIEITPAMQALEGVAMEINDCAFPLLQDMILTDDLNKGFDGANLALLVGGMPRKAGMERADLIRANGPIFTGQGKAINDNAADDVRVAVVANPCNTNALIAMHSAPDVPNERFTAMTRLDENRAKSQLAAKAGVAVADVKKMGIWGNHSNTMYPDFFNATIGGKPATEVISDHAWLKGDFISTVQQRGAAIIKARGSSSAASAANALIDHVRDWFTVTPEDDFHAMAVPSDGSYGVQEGLIYSFPVRCDGKGGYEIVQGIELNDFSKEKLKVTEAQLLEEREVVADLLT
- a CDS encoding foldase protein PrsA gives rise to the protein MFLKKTALTSILALLLAACSSSASVPDEAPTSDAPQYRSASLDGEEGASPASEPQAESAGTIAAVGPVASVNGEEISAEEFNTQIAMLQSQAQLPPELLQQMSSQIIENLIDQRLVNQAIEESGVEPSAEEIDARLQEYREEFETSALEMYGEEINFDDYIAQAGISPEEIRESVYQAVAIEKILKADGLQLPGEDEAQTFYNENPEAFTRGEEVRARHILVRVDSEAPEDWEAARQEAQELHARVTGGDDFAEVARESSDDGSAQAGGDLGSFGRGRMVPEFEEAAFSLQVDEISEPVRSDFGWHIIQVTERNDEEVMSFDSVKEQLTRELRNQALQESLGTYVAQLREEAEIETYPENIQ
- a CDS encoding argininosuccinate synthase gives rise to the protein MSSNTVVLAFSGGLDTSFCVPYLKEKGLDVVTLFVDTGGVDDEERAYIEARAIELGAVAHHTVDGGDDIWEEVVVPLVQGGEIYQQQYPLLCSDRYIIVRKSLQLCRELGTKKFAHGCTGMGNDQVRFDLTVKTLGDFEILAPIRDIQQDHGNVREYEKAFLEERGFSTRAKASRYTINENLLGVTTSGSEVDEWEAPGDETYQLTAHPSQWPREALRASITFEEGVAVALDGEAIAGPELISVLNKRFGAYGVGRGYYTGDTTVGLKGRIVFEAPGLTCLLAAHRALEEAVSTGYQNQFKPVVAQKWVELVYKGFFYEPLKFDLEAYIESSQIFVNGTVTLETWGGKVSAVKIDSPHILRRAGAVYAQSADWNVTEAEGFIKLLGQSSTLHALVNSDED
- a CDS encoding acetylornithine deacetylase — encoded protein: MADDLLKATLEHLRALVGFKTPNPPREMRAGEGIFAYIRSELSKAPGDFIIEEVDLGEGCVWLYARRGQPDLLFNVHLDTVPAAPDYSADPWTLRIEEGRAIGLGACDIKGAAAALIAAAQSSEGPCALLFSSDEEAGQSRCVREFCARAQHAYDAVLVAEPTGVRAVLAHRGIRTFSGTFHGRAGHSSGPRALEESALHNAARWIAGAVEHARQARDGDTRETANSEVGGWEITRHLRGHCFNVGVVEGGKKPNIVAPSAFLRWGIRPRPGDDPGAVAQDFMALAEADAVTWQDGFVGPSLPADFGPEGHDLLQRASEICARYALPAGPAVDFWTEAALFSQAGLPAIVFGPGDIAQAHTADEFVALEDLERIAEHYRRLMSPAIA